The stretch of DNA GGTGGGCGAAAACGGCGCCGGCAAGTCAACTCTCGTGAAGATCGTCGCCGGCCTCTACCGCCGCGACAGTGGCGACTTCCTTCTGCGTGGCGAGAGCGTCGACTTCACCTCGACCGCTGAGTCGAAGGCGGCCGGCATCGCCGTCATCTACCAAGAGCCAACGTTGTTCCCCGATCTCTCGGTCACCGAGAACATCTTCATGGGACGCCAACCGACCAACCGCTTCGGCAAGATCGACCGCAAACGGATGCGCAGCGAGGTGCAGGGCCTGTTCGCCCGCCTCGACGTGCGCATCAACCCCGACCGCCCGGCCGAGGGCCTCTCCATCGCCGACCAGCAGATCATCGAGATCGCCAAGGCAATCTCGCTTGACGCCCGCGTGCTCATCATGGACGAGCCGACAGCCGCACTCAGTGGGGTCGAGGTCGACCGCCTCTTCGCCGTCGCCCGTAGCCTCCGTGACGAGGGCCGCGCCCTCGTCTTCATCTCGCACCGTTTCGACGAGGTCTTCGCTCTCTGCGACACCATCACCGTCATGCGCGACGGCGAGTACATCTCGACCGACGCCATTGACGCGACATCCGTTTCAGAAATTGTGCGGCGGATGGTCGGCCGCGACGTGGCAGACCTCTTTCCGAAGCAGGTGGCTGAGATCGGCAAACCCGTGCTCGAGGTGAACGGCCTGAACTCGGCCGGCGTCTTTCACGACATCACCTTCACCGTGCGCGCCGGTGAGATCGTCGGCCTGGCCGGACTCGTGGGTGCCGGGCGCAGTGAGATTGCCCGCGCCGTGTTCGGTGTCGACTCCTACGACTCCGGCTCGGTGCGCATCGCCGGCACCGCCGTCCCGAAACGAAACCCCGCTGCGGCGATGAGCCTCGGCCTGGCCCTGGTCCCCGAGGATCGCCGCAAGCAAGGCCTCGTGATCGACTCGACCGTCGCCCGCAGCACGACCATGGCCATCCAGAAGCAGCTGACGAAGTTCGGCCTGCTGACCGCGGGCGCCGAAAACGCTGCGGCACGCATCTGGGCGAGCCGCCTCGAGGTCAAAACCAACGCACTCGACTCCGTCGTCGGCACCCTGAGCGGTGGAAACCAGCAGAAAGTCGTGCTCGCGAAGTGGCTCGCCACCAACCCGCGTGTGCTGATCATCGATGAACCGACCCGCGGCATCGACGTGGGAACAAAGTCGGAAGTTCACCGTCTCCTGTCCGAACTCGCCGGCACGGGGCTCGCCATCTTGATGATCTCCTCCGAGCTTCCCGAAATTCTCGGCATGGCCGACCGCGTGCTCGTCATGCGCGAGGGCCGCCTCACCGCCGAGCTCAGCCGGGCCGACGCCACCTCAGAAACTGTTATGCACGCCGCGACGCACGCAACGGAGCACCACTCGTGACCACGACGCTGACCCCCACACCAGCCCCCGCCCGCCCTCAAAACGGGCTCACTCTCGGCCTGTACTCGTTTTTGCGAGCCCGAGAAACGAGCATCCTGCTCGCCCTGATCCTCGTGATCGTGGTGACGACGGCGAAAAACCCCAACTTTCTGTTCAGTCCAGACGGCTGGCGCGACCTGCTGCTGACCCCGTCGATCCTGATCCTCGTGGCCGTCGGCCAGGCGATCGTGATCATCACCCGCAGCGTCGACCTGTCAGTTGGCTCGGTGCTCGGCCTCACCGCCTATCTGACCGGTCGCCTGTTCATCGACATTCCGGGAATCCCGATCATCGTGGTGTTCGCCGCAGGCATTGTGCTCGGCGGCCTGCTCGGCCTGATCAACGGCGCGCTCGTCGCCTTCGCAAAGGTTCCGGCCCTCGTGATCACCCTGGGCACGCTCTACGCCTATCGCGGGATCAACGTGCTCTGGGCCGGCAGCGACCGGGTCAACGCCTCGGACATGCCCAAGGATTTCCTGTCCCTCGGCACCAGTTCGGTGCTGTCGATCCCCCTTCTGACCATCATCGCCCTCGTTGTACTTGTGGCGGCCGGTTGGTACATGCGCAACACCCGCGGCGGACGCGAGTTCTACGCAATCGGTTCGGAACCAGCGGCGGCCGAGCTCTATGGGCTGAGGGTGACCAAGCGCATTCTGATCGCCTTCGTCGCCTGTGGCGCGTTGACCGGCCTGGCCGGCGTGCTGTACGCCGCACGCTACGGCACCATCAATTCGCAGGCCGGCAGCGGCTTCGAACTGGATGCCGTCGGTGCGGCGGTCATCGGTGGCGTTGCCATCTTCGGTGGGAGTGGCACGGTCTGGGGCGCCGCCCTCGGCGCTGCCCTGCTGCTCACCATCAACCGCGCCCTGCCCATCCTCGGCGTTCCCGATTTCTGGCAGCGTGCCGTCGTCGGCGTGCTGATCATCGGCGCCATCGTTCTCGACCGGGTGCTCTCGCTTCGACAAACCCGCAAGCTGCTGGAAGAGAGGGACGACACCAATGTCTAGTACCGCAACTGTCGAGGCTCCGGTCTCCTCCCCCCGCGTCTACAACGACTATGGCCAGCCGGCCTGGCGTCGCATCCTCGTCACCCGCGAAAGCGCCGTCATCGGCCTGCTGCTTATCGTGATCCTCGTCGCCTCACTCAGCGTGCGCAACTTCGGCAGCCCGATCACGATGACCTATCTCCTGCTTGACGTCGCGCCGATTCTGCTGATCGCCCTGCCGATGACCCTCGTGATCATCACGGGAGAGATCGACCTCTCAGTGGCGAGCATGGTGGGACTCAGCAGCGTGCTGGTCGGAACACTCCACCAGGCCGGTCTCGACCTCCTCTCCGCCGGCCTGGTCGCCCTCGTCGTCGGCATCCTCGGCGGCGCCATCAACGGCCTCTTGATCACGGTCGTCGGCCTCCCCTCGCTCGCAGTGACGATCGGCACACTCGCGCTGTATCGCGGACTCGCCGTCGGCATCCTCGGCACGACCGCGGTGACCGACTTCGACGCGTTCTGGACCACGCTCGCTAAGTCGAAGATCGGCGAAACCGGCATTCCTTCGATCATGATTCCGTTCGTGGTGCTGGCGATCATCTTCGCGATCGTGTTGCACTTCACGCCGTTCGGCCGCGGAATCTTCTCGATCGGTTTGAGCCCGGATGCGGCGACCTTCTCCGGCGTCAACGTCAACCGCACGAAGATGATCCTGTTCATGTTGACCGGTGTCGTCTCGGCGTTCGCCGGCATCTACTACACGCTGCGCTTCGGTAGCGCCCGCGGAGACAACGCGACGGGGCTGGAACTCCAGGTCATCGCCGCGGTGCTGCTCGGCGGAGTCTCAATTTTCGGTGGCCGTGGGGCACTGCACGGCGTGATCGCCGGCGTGCTTCTGATCGGAGTGCTTGCCAGCGCCTTGCGCCTGGCGAATGTCACATCCGACGTCATCAACATCATCACCGGAGTGCTGCTCGTGCTCTCGGTGGTGTCGGCAAGCTTCCTGGCCTGGCTGCAGAAAAAGCGGCAAGCGTCCGGGGGAACAAAACGGGGTCGGATCAACGCGGCCAAGGCGTAGCTCCCACCTTTTTGCCGATCACGAGGCGTGATCGGCTCAACTTTCTATGAAAGGAAGAACAACGATGTTGTTTCACACACGTAAGGCCCGGGCGGGCGCCGTCGCAGCACTCGCGGTGACCGTCGCACTGGTAGCCACCGGCTGCTCCACCAGTGCTACTCCGACCTCCGACGACAAGTCGGGCGACAGCGCTAACCTCGCCATCACCTTCCTGCCGAAGAACCTCGGAAACCCGTACTTCGACACGTCCGACAAGGGCGGCGAGACGGCCATCACAGAGTTCGGCGGAACGTTCGCTCAGGTCGGCCCGGCAGAAGCCAGCCCCGACGCCCAGGTCAGCTACATCAACACGCTCACCCAGCAGGGTGTCGGTGCCATCGTGGTCTCGGCCAACGACCCCAAGGCCATCGGCGATGCGCTGAACGAAGCCCGCGATGCCGGCGTCAAGGTTGTCACCTACGACTCCGACACCGAGGCGCAGTTCCGCGACGTCTTCATCAACCAGGCTGACTCAGCTGGTATCGCCAAGGTGCAGGTCGACCTGATCGCCGAGCAGATCGGTGACGCCGGTGAGATTGCCATCCTCTCCGCCAGCGCCAACGCCACGAACCAGAACGCCTGGATCGAGCTCATGAAGAGCGACCTCGCCAAGAACCACCCGAACATCACGCTCGTCGAGACCGTCTACGGCGACGACGACGACCAGACCTCGTTCGACAAGACTGCAGCACTTCTGCAGACCCACCCGAACCTCAAGGGAATCGTCTCCCCCACGACCGTCGGAATCGCTGCAGCTGCACGCTACCTGCAGACCTCTGACTTCAAGGGCAAGGTTGCTCTCACCGGTCTCGGCACGCCGAACCAGCTGCGCGACTACGTGACCGACGGAACCGTCACCGCGTTCGCCCTGTGGAACCCGGCAGACCTCGGCTACCTCGCAGCCTTCGCTGCGAAGGCACTCATCGTCGGCGACATCACCGGCGCCGAGGGCGACACCTTCGAAGCCGGCAAGCTCGGCTCCTACACGGTCGGCAAGGACGGCGTCGTGCTGCTCGGCGACCCGTACGAGTTCAACAAGGACAACATCGCTGACTTCGACTTCTAAGTCGGCGATGTGAAGTGTCCGGCCGACGGAGGTGGTCCGTCGGCCGGACTTCAGGCATCCACTGCCATTCCCTCCTCACCACCCCACCAGAAGAACCAGCACAGAGAAGTGACCAGCCAGATGACCACCACGTTCAGCTCAATCGCCACCCAGCTCGAGGCCCAAGCCATCGAGCTGCCCTCCTGGGCATTCGGCAACTCCGGCACCCGGTTCAAGGTCTTTTCGACCCCGGGCACCCCGCGCACCATCCAGGAGAAGATTCAGGATGCCGCGACCGTCAACCGCTACACGGCCCTCGCGCCGAAGGTCGCCCTGCACATTCCGTGGGACACGGTCACCGACTACGCAGCTCTCGGCGCCTTCGCCGCCGACCACGGCGTCAGTGTCGGCACCGTCAACTCCAACACCTTCCAAGACGACGTCTACAAGTTCGGCAGCCTGACGCACACCGACGCATCCGTTCGTCGGCAGGCCATCGATCACCACTTTGACTGCATCGATGTGATGCACGCCACCGGCTCGCAGGATCTCAAGATCTGGCTCGCGGACGGCACCAACTACCCCGGCCAGGGGGACCTCCGCGGCCGGCAGGACCGGCTCGCCGACTCGCTGCAGCAGATCTATGCTCGCCTCGGCGACGACCAGCGCATGGTGCTGGAATACAAGTTCTTCGAGCCGGCTTTTTACCACACCGATGTGCCGGACTGGGGAACCTCATTCGCCCAGGTCAGCGCACTCGGCGACAAGGCGATGGTCTGCCTCGATACCGGGCACCACGCACCGGGCACCAACATCGAATTCATCGTGATGCAGTTGCTGCGCCTCGGCAAACTCGGCTCGTTCGACTTCAACTCGCGCTTCTACGCCGACGACGACCTCATCGTCGGGGCGGCCGACCCGTTCCAGCTCTTCCGCATCCTCTTCGAGGTCAACCGCGGCGGCGGCTTCGGCGCCGACAGCCCCGTGGCATTCATGCTCGACCAGTGCCACAACGTCGAGGACAAGATCCCCGGCCAGATTCGCTCGGTGCTCAACGTGCAGGAGATGACCGCGCGAGCGCTGCTCGTCGACACCGGCGCCCTGCGCACGGCTCAGGATGCCGGCGATGTGCTGGGCGCCAACGCCATCCTGATGGATGCCTTCTACACGGATGTTCGTGGTGATCTCGCCGCCTGGCGCGAGTCGCGCGGACTTCCGGCCGACCCGATGGCCGCCTACGCGGCATCCGGATACCAGCAGAAGATCGCCGCCGACCGCGTGGGCGGTCAGCAGGCAGGGTGGGGAGCGTAAGCAGATGACTCAGACAACATTGAACCCGGCGGCAGCCGAGCTGATCGCCCGCTCGAACCGGCTCGGTGCCGACCCGAAGAACACCAACTTCGCGGGCGGCAACACGAGCGCCAAGGGCACAGCGATCGACCCGGCAACGGGCGAATCCGTTCCGCTCATGTGGGTAAAGGGCTCGGGCGGCGACCTCGGCACCCTCTCCGAGAGTGGCCTGGCCGTTCTGCGGCTGGACCGCATGCGCGCACTCGCCAACGTCTATGCCGGCCTCGACCGCGAAGATGAGATGGTTGCCGCTCTCGATTACACCCTGCACGGCACGGGCGGCGCCGCCCCCTCGATCGATACCGCCATGCACGGTCTCGTCGATGCCGCGCACGTCGACCACCTGCACCCCGACTCGGGCATCGCGATCGCAACGGCGGCCGACGGGGAAGCACTCACGCGCACCATCTTCGGTGACACCGTCGTCTGGGTTCCGTGGCGTCGCCCCGGTTTCCAGCTGGGCCTCGATATCGCCGCGATCAAGGAAGCTAACCCCGCCGCCATCGGCTGCATCCTGGGCGGCCATGGCATCACGGCGTGGGGCGACTCCTCGGCCGAAGCCGAAGCGAACTCGCTCAGGATCATCAACACCGCCGCGGACTACATCACCGCGCATTCGAAGGCCGAGCCGTTCGGTGCGGAACTCGACGGATACGGCGCTCTCGAAGAATCCGCGCGCCGGGCCAAGGCCGCCGCGCTTGCTCCCACCATTCGCGGCCTGGTCTCGACCGACCGCGCGCAGGTCGGCCATTTCACCGACGACGCAGCCGTGCTCGATTTTCTCGCCCGTGCAGAGCACCCGCGTCTGGCCGCCCTCGGCACCAGCTGCCCCGACCACTTTCTGCGCACCAAGGTCACGCCGCTGCTGCTCGATCTGCCGGCCGATGCGTCGGTCGAGGAGTCGCTCGGTCGCCTGCAGGAACTGCACGAGACGTACCGTGCCGACTATCAGGCCTACTACGACCGCAACGCCCTGCCCACCTCGCCCGCCATCCGAGGCGCCGACCCGCTGATCGTGCTCGTGCCGGGAGTCGGCATGTTCAGCTACGGCGCAAACAAGCAGACCGCGCGGGTGGCCGGCGAGTTCTATCTCAATGCCATCAATGTGATGCGCGGCGCGGAGGGACTGTCGTCCTACGCTCCGATCGACGAGGCGGAGAAGTTCCGCATCGAGTACTGGGCACTCGAAGAAGCAAAGCTCGCCCGCCTGCCGAAGCCCAAGCCGCTGGCCGGCCGGGTCGCCCTGGTCACGGGCGCAGCCTCCGGAATCGGCAAAGCCATCGCCACCCGGTTGGCCGCCGAGGGCGCCTGCGTCGTCATCGCCGACCTCAACCTCGAGAGTGCGCAGGCTGCCGCAGCAGAGATCGGCGGCACGGATGTTGCCATCGGCGTGCAAGCCAACGTCACCGAGGAGAACCAGGTGCAGGCGTCCGTCGATGCGGCGGTGCTCGCCTTCGGTGGTCTCGACCTCGTCGTGAACAACGCCGGCTTGTCGCTGTCGAAGTCGCTTCTGGAGACCACTGTCGCCGACTGGGATCTGCAGCACAACGTGATGGCCAAGGGCTCATTCTTGGTGTCGCGCGCCGCGGCCCGCGTGTTGATCGACCAAAAGCTCGGCGGCGACATCGTCTACATCTCGTCGAAGAACTCCGTCTTCGCCGGGCCGAACAACATCGCTTACTCGGCCACGAAGGCCGACCAGGCTCACCAGGTGCGGCTGCTGGCCGCCGAGCTCGGCGAGCACGGCGTGAAGGTCAACGGCATCAATCCCGACGGCGTCGTGCGCGGCTCCGGCATCTTCTCGAGCGGCTGGGGTGCCAAGCGGGCCGCGGTCTATGGCGTGCCGGAAGATGAGTTGGGCGCGTACTACGCACAACGCACGCTGCTCAAGCGCGAGGTGCTGCCCGAGAACGTGGCCAACGCCGTGTTCGCCCTCTGCTCCAACGATCTCTCGCACACCACGGGGCTGCACATTCCCGTCGACGCGGGTGTCGCGGCAGCGTTCCTGCGCTAGCACGTTTCGCCCAGAGTCGCCGCGCGTTCGCCGCAACGGTCGCCGCTGGGGTGGTCGTGACAATCACTGCAGGGAGCATTCATGAGTAACGGAACCGTCGCCGCCGTCGACCTCGGCGCCACAAGCGGCCGAGTCATGCTCGGCCACGTCGGCCCGAACGAACTGCGACTCGAGGCTGTCAATCGCTTTCCGAACACGCCGGTGCAGATGCCGGACGGTCTGCACTGGGATATTTTCGGGCTCTACCGTTCGGTGCTCGAGGGGCTCGGCCAGGCCGCCCGGCTCTCCCCCGGCTTGGCGAGCATCGGCATCGACTCCTGGGCGGTCGATTACGGTCTGCTGCGCGGCGACCGGCTGCTCGGCACACCGTTTCACTACCGTGATTCGCGCACGACGGCGGGTGTGACAGCCGTTCACGATCGGATTGCGTTCGCCGATCTTTACGCCGAAAACGGCCTGCAGTTCCTTCCCTTCAACACGCTCTACCAGTTCGAGGCGGAGAAGACCCACGGCCTTCTTGCCCTGGCCGATCAGGCGCTGCTTGTGCCCGACCTCATCGCGTTCTGGCTGAGTGGGGCCCGCGTGGCTGAAAGCACGAACGCGTCGACGACGGGCCTGCTCTCACTCCCGGCCCGACGCGGCGAGGAGCCGCGCTGGAATGACACGCTGATCGCGAGGCTGGGCCTGCCCCGGCAGCTGTTTCCCCCGCTGGTGCAGCCCGGCGAGCGCATCGGCACCCTCCTCCCGCACGTCGCCGACGCCACCGGCCTGGCCGCCGCGACCCCGATCGTCGCGGTCGGGTCGCACGATACGGCATCCGCTGTGGTGGCCGTGCCGATGACCGACCCGGATGCCGCGTTCATCTCGTGCGGCACCTGGGGCTTGGTCGGCGTCGAGCGTGATCAGCCGGTGCTCACCGAGGCCAGTCGCGCGGCCAACTTCACCAACGAGGGCGGCGTCGACGGGCGCGTGCGCTTCTTGCACAACGTCATGGGCACCTGGCTGCTCAGCGAATCGGTACGCACCTGGCAGAGGGTCGACCCCAGCATCTCTTTGCTGCCCCTCGTCGCGGCGGCCGAGGCGGTGAGCGTTCCCGTCGCGATCTTCGACGCCAACGACCCTCGCTTCATGGAGCCCGGCGACATTCCGGCCCGCATCGTTGAGTGGTGCGTCGAACACGGTCGGCCGGTGCCGACCAGCCCGGCCGAGTTCGTGCGCAGCATCATCGAGAGCCTCGCCCGTGCCTTCGCGTCTGCCGTGCAGACGGCGTCGGAGCTGTCGGGCACGACGGTGCGCACGATCCACATCGTCGGCGGCGGCTCGCAGAACGCGCTGCTCTGCCAGCTCACGGCCGACCACGCCGGCATTCCCGTCGTGGCCGGACCGGTCGAGGCGACGGCGCTCGGCAACGTACTCGTGCAAGCGCGCGCGGCCGGCCTTGTCTCGGGAGACCTGGAGAGCCTCCGTGGCCTCGTCGCCGCGAGCATCCAGCCGCTGCACTACGCGCCGCGCCGGCGTACCTAGGCACCGGCCGCACCGGAGCGCAGAGGAACACCGGATGCCGCGGCATCCGCTCGCTAGGCTCGAAGAATGACCGACACCCGACTGACCGTGAGCCTGCCCGGAACCGCCCTTCTCAGCGCGCTGAACGCCCTGGGCGAACTGCCCACTGGTGTCGACGTCGTGCAGTGGGACCTCACGGGTGCGCCGCCCGCTGGGGCGCTCGACATCGTCGTGCCGCCCTACATGGGAGCGACAGGCAAGCTGGGCGCCCTCGCCGGCGTGACAACGCGTCTGGTGCAGAGCCAGTCGATTGGCTACGACGGCGTGGCCGACATCCTGCCGCCCGGGCACGTCTTCGCCAACGCGGCGAGCGTGCACGAAACCTCGACCGCCGAGCTCACCCTGGCCCTGATTCTCGCGTCGCAGCGCGGAATTCCTGATTTCGTGCGGGCTGCCGACGAGGGCCGTTGGGCTCCCGCCCGGCACGCGAGTCTGGCCGATCGAACGGTGCTGCTGATCGGTTATGGCGGGGTCGGCCAGGCGATCGAGGCCCGGCTTTTGCCGTTCGAGACGGATGTCGTGCGCGTCGCGTCTCGCGCCCGCACCGACGAGCGCGGTCCCATTCACGGCATCGATGAGCTGCCGACGCTCCTGCCCCAGGCAGACATCGTCGTGGTCGGGGTTCCGCTGTCGGAATCCACGCATCACCTCGTCGACGACGCCTTTCTCGCCCAGATGCGCGACCGCGCCCTGCTGGTGAACATCGCCCGGGGGCCGGTGGCCGATACCGACGCGCTGCTTGCGCATGCCGCATCCGGACGTCTTCGCCTCGCGCTCGACGTGACCGACCCCGAGCCCTTGCCGCCGGGGCATGCGCTCTTCACCCTGCCGAACGTACTGATCACCCCGCACGTCGGCGGAGCCTCGACCGCGATGATGCCACGAATGGCACGACTACTTCGCCGTCAGATCGACCTCATGCTGGCCGGCGACGCCCCCGTCAACGTGGTGGTGCGTTCGTAACGACAGGCTGGTCAGCGCTGCGAACCGCGACAGAAGCCGCCCCCGTGGCGCGCTCGGGTGAGCGGTAAGTCTGCCAGACTGATCTGGTGCGCACTTCCAGAGCGATTCGTACCCTCCGCGGTACTGTCGCTGCCGCATTCGCGACATTCGTCGCCGTGCTCTCGCACATCATGGGTGGTGGCGAGATGCCAGGCGTCTGGGGTGTCATCACCCCCCTGGCCCTGTCGATCCCGCTGTGCGTGCTGTTGAGTGGGCGCCAACTGACGTTGTGGCGGCTGGCCGGCTCGGTCGCGCTCAGCCAGTTCCTGTTCCATACCCTCTTCGTGCTCGGTACCGTGCCCGCGGGCGGAACGGTGCCTGACCTCGGCCCGCAGGCACTCCACGGCCATGGCGCCCATGGGCTGGCGTTCACGCTCCCATCGGGTGACCTGTCGGCGGCAGACTCGGGTCTCGCCGACGGAGGGATGTGGGTCGCCCACGCTCTTGCCGCACTTCTCACCGTCGCCTTTTTGCACCGCAGCGAAACGGTTTTCACGAGCCTCCAGAATGTCAGCCGGGTCGTTGTCTCCCTCCTCCTTCCCGCGCTCGACGTGCCCGTTCTCAGCCCCGCTTCACGGCCCCGCAGCACCGCGGCGCTCTGGACGCAGCTCACCCTGACGCCGCTGGGAGTGTTCCCCTCGACGGTCTTGCGGCGAGGTCCACCCACCGCGGTGTGCTCGTAATATCGCGTGCTGCGTGCCACGGATCGCGCACGGATCATCCGTCCGTGCCGGTGTGTTCGATCGGCTGATCGTCCGTCGGTGCTGAGTCACCCCTGTCTGCGAGCTCGCGCTCTGCCGCAGTAGCAACGGGGGGCGACCTTCCCCCGATACACGCCCGCAGGCAGAGCGCGCACACGCCCGCACGCTCGGCGTCCTCTCGTCCGATGCCCGCACGCTCGGCGCCCCGAAGGAACGAGCCCTTCCGTCACCCCGCGCCGGGCCAGCCGGCCTGCGCTGTTCGGGCGTTCGTGGCACCCGGCCACCGTTTACTGCTCTTCGAGAATGAGGTTTGACATGGCTCGTGTTCCCCCGTTTCTAGCGTTGGCCGCTGCGGCATCTGTCGCACTGGTCGGCGCGATATTTTTCCTCCAGGTCACGCCCGCGCAGGCCCACGAACAGCTTGCTTCCAGCTCTCCCGCTGAGAACGAGCGACTGACCGCCGCCCCGGCCGAGATCGAGTTGAACTTCACCAACGAGATTCTGACAATCGGTGCGATCGTGCGGGTGACCGACCCAGCCGGCATCACCTGGCACCAGGGTGAGCCGACGCTCACCGGTTCCCGCGCCGTCATGCGGGTCGATCCGGCACTGCCGAGCGGCAGCTATACCGCCGCTTGGCGGGTGGTCTCGGCCGACGGCCATCCCATCAGTGGCGTCATCCCGTTCACGGTCGAGACCGGCATTCCGGGTACGACCGGCGTTCCGGGTACGACAGGCATTCCGGGTACGACGGGCGCCACGGATGCCGCAGATAGCGCAGCATCCGGGAGCGACGCGGCGGCCGCGGAAAACGCGGCGGGCAGTGCGGGGCCGGCATCCACCTCACCGTCGGGACCGTCGGGGCTTCTGCGCTCCGTGCTCATCGGCATCATCGGATCGCTCGTCGCCGGGAGCATCGCAGCCGCGGCCTGGGCTCTGGCACGAAAGACGCGCGGCCCGAAGCGCATCGCAGAACCCCGTGCAGCGCCCAAGCCGGACACCACTGAGTCGGTGCCGTCCGGCCCCGACTCAGGAAGCTCATCCGGCTGACCTCCGGCAGACACCGCACGTCGACCGACACCGGCGGCACTCCACCCAACACCCTCCGCAGCACCAGCACCAGCACCAGCACCAGCACCAGCACCATCACCATCACCACCACATCTCCGTGAATTCATCGAAAGGGATTCCTCTTATGCGCACACGCACCACGCCACTCGTCACACTCGTCGCCGCCGCAACACTGGTTCTGACCGGATGCGGCGGCGCCGTCGAACCAACCGCATCCGCCCCCGCATCCGCTCACTCCGCGGCGACGGCCAGCGATCTCATCACCCTGGACAACGCCTGGGTGAAGGCCGCCGAAACGGGAATGACCGCGGGGTTCGGTGAGCTGAAGAACTCGGGGACGACCGATATCACCCTGGTCGCAGTCACAACCGCCGCTGCGGCGAGGGCCGAGCTGCACGAAACAGTGAACAACGAGTCCGGCGAGATGATGATGCGAGAGAAGGACGGCGGATTCACCGTTCCGGCCGGGGGAAGCCTGCTTCTCGAGCCAGGAGCGAACCACATCATGCTCATGGCCCTGACTCAGCCGATCACGGCGGGTGACGATGTTCGGTTCACCCTCACCTTCTCGGACGACTCGACACTCACCGTCACTCTTCCGGCGAAGGACTATTCGGGCGCGAACGAAAACTACGACGACGCGACGACCCCGCACTCCGACATCGAGTCGGACGAGCACGCGGGACACACCAAGTAATGGCGAACGACCAGGACGCATCGCCTGGTCGCGGCGGGCTGTCCCGGCGACGCCTCCTCCTCGGAGGAGCCGTCGCCGGTGTCGGCGCCGTCACGGCCATCGCCGCCGATCTCGCACTGCGCCCACCCGCGCCGTCCGCGTCCGGCGGGGTGGCGACTGAGCCCGCCGCTGAGTCCGCCGCGGCCACGTCGGATTCCGGCAGCGCTGCGTCCGAGTCGCTTCA from Leifsonia psychrotolerans encodes:
- a CDS encoding ABC transporter permease, whose amino-acid sequence is MSSTATVEAPVSSPRVYNDYGQPAWRRILVTRESAVIGLLLIVILVASLSVRNFGSPITMTYLLLDVAPILLIALPMTLVIITGEIDLSVASMVGLSSVLVGTLHQAGLDLLSAGLVALVVGILGGAINGLLITVVGLPSLAVTIGTLALYRGLAVGILGTTAVTDFDAFWTTLAKSKIGETGIPSIMIPFVVLAIIFAIVLHFTPFGRGIFSIGLSPDAATFSGVNVNRTKMILFMLTGVVSAFAGIYYTLRFGSARGDNATGLELQVIAAVLLGGVSIFGGRGALHGVIAGVLLIGVLASALRLANVTSDVINIITGVLLVLSVVSASFLAWLQKKRQASGGTKRGRINAAKA
- the rhaS gene encoding rhamnose ABC transporter substrate-binding protein: MLFHTRKARAGAVAALAVTVALVATGCSTSATPTSDDKSGDSANLAITFLPKNLGNPYFDTSDKGGETAITEFGGTFAQVGPAEASPDAQVSYINTLTQQGVGAIVVSANDPKAIGDALNEARDAGVKVVTYDSDTEAQFRDVFINQADSAGIAKVQVDLIAEQIGDAGEIAILSASANATNQNAWIELMKSDLAKNHPNITLVETVYGDDDDQTSFDKTAALLQTHPNLKGIVSPTTVGIAAAARYLQTSDFKGKVALTGLGTPNQLRDYVTDGTVTAFALWNPADLGYLAAFAAKALIVGDITGAEGDTFEAGKLGSYTVGKDGVVLLGDPYEFNKDNIADFDF
- a CDS encoding ABC transporter permease; the protein is MTTTLTPTPAPARPQNGLTLGLYSFLRARETSILLALILVIVVTTAKNPNFLFSPDGWRDLLLTPSILILVAVGQAIVIITRSVDLSVGSVLGLTAYLTGRLFIDIPGIPIIVVFAAGIVLGGLLGLINGALVAFAKVPALVITLGTLYAYRGINVLWAGSDRVNASDMPKDFLSLGTSSVLSIPLLTIIALVVLVAAGWYMRNTRGGREFYAIGSEPAAAELYGLRVTKRILIAFVACGALTGLAGVLYAARYGTINSQAGSGFELDAVGAAVIGGVAIFGGSGTVWGAALGAALLLTINRALPILGVPDFWQRAVVGVLIIGAIVLDRVLSLRQTRKLLEERDDTNV
- the rhaI gene encoding L-rhamnose isomerase; translated protein: MTTTFSSIATQLEAQAIELPSWAFGNSGTRFKVFSTPGTPRTIQEKIQDAATVNRYTALAPKVALHIPWDTVTDYAALGAFAADHGVSVGTVNSNTFQDDVYKFGSLTHTDASVRRQAIDHHFDCIDVMHATGSQDLKIWLADGTNYPGQGDLRGRQDRLADSLQQIYARLGDDQRMVLEYKFFEPAFYHTDVPDWGTSFAQVSALGDKAMVCLDTGHHAPGTNIEFIVMQLLRLGKLGSFDFNSRFYADDDLIVGAADPFQLFRILFEVNRGGGFGADSPVAFMLDQCHNVEDKIPGQIRSVLNVQEMTARALLVDTGALRTAQDAGDVLGANAILMDAFYTDVRGDLAAWRESRGLPADPMAAYAASGYQQKIAADRVGGQQAGWGA
- a CDS encoding sugar ABC transporter ATP-binding protein, which codes for MSISPSTTGPAALELRNVAKSFGAVVALKSADLTVQMNSIHALVGENGAGKSTLVKIVAGLYRRDSGDFLLRGESVDFTSTAESKAAGIAVIYQEPTLFPDLSVTENIFMGRQPTNRFGKIDRKRMRSEVQGLFARLDVRINPDRPAEGLSIADQQIIEIAKAISLDARVLIMDEPTAALSGVEVDRLFAVARSLRDEGRALVFISHRFDEVFALCDTITVMRDGEYISTDAIDATSVSEIVRRMVGRDVADLFPKQVAEIGKPVLEVNGLNSAGVFHDITFTVRAGEIVGLAGLVGAGRSEIARAVFGVDSYDSGSVRIAGTAVPKRNPAAAMSLGLALVPEDRRKQGLVIDSTVARSTTMAIQKQLTKFGLLTAGAENAAARIWASRLEVKTNALDSVVGTLSGGNQQKVVLAKWLATNPRVLIIDEPTRGIDVGTKSEVHRLLSELAGTGLAILMISSELPEILGMADRVLVMREGRLTAELSRADATSETVMHAATHATEHHS